Genomic segment of Aquarana catesbeiana isolate 2022-GZ linkage group LG02, ASM4218655v1, whole genome shotgun sequence:
ATTGAATTCACAAATAAGATGACacggaaacaaaacaaaaattttggTTGTGCCTATGTTTAGTCAGGAGTTTGAaaatgccatgcacagctgctctagttttgataaatttcccTAAGTGTCTATAGTGCGGGGGTCAGGATTGCAGCACAGACcaacccccccccagtacagactccccttcTGACACAGATCCATCAGCACAGACTGATTTCCCCTCCAGCAAAAACTCCTCAGTACAGATTCCTTATTCCCCACAGCACAGACTGACttccccagcacagaccccccagtacagtcTGACCCCCTCCATGCACAAACCCCTCagtacccctcagtacagactccccttccAACATAGACCCATAAACACAGACTGATTCCCCAGAGTACAGACTGACttccccagcacagacccccccagtacagactgacccccccgtgcacaacccctcagtacagactgccCTTCCAACATAGACCCATCAGCACAGACTGAATtccccagcacagaaccctcagTACAgatgcaccaccccccccccccccagcacaagctCCCCAGTACAGATTCCTTATTTCCAACAGCACAGACGGACTtccccagcacaaacccctcagtacaaATGCACCCCCAAGCACAAACTCCGCAATACAAATTCCATATTTCCCAAAGCCCAGACTGACTTCCCCAGCACAAacccatcagtacagactcccATTCCAACATAGACCCATCAGCACAGACTGATTTCCCCCCCCAGCACAAACTCCCCAGTACAGATTCCTTATTCCCCAAAGCACAGACTGACATCCATAGCACAGACCCTTCAGTACAGACTGACCCCCTTACCCCACAGCACTGACCAACTTCCTCAGCACAGACTGCCCCACAGCACAAATCGACCCACAGGGACAGACAGACTCTCCCTCCCAGCACaggcccctcagtacagactgacTACCCCAGCACAGAcaccccattacagactgacccccccatgcacaaacccctcagtacagactccccttccAACATAGACCCATCAGCACAGACTGACTACCCCCAACATTCCAAATCCAGCTCAGTGCAGACCACTCAGTATAGACACTCCTAGCCCCAGTACACACCCCTCTGTAAAGACCCCCCCCTTCAGTAAGGAAACCCTCCCAGGGTACTGAATCCTAAGGACAGACACCAGCCTGTCTGCACTCACTCACAAGATGATATACAGTGGGAGCTCAGAGTGAggtggagaaggggaggagaatgAGGCGGAGCAGTGGGAGGAAACTTACTCTTACACTGAGCTCCTGCTGTCACTGAAGTAGCAGGCACTGACTCACTGGAGGTGCTGCGGCTGCCTGAAATGTATTTCTTGGTGCTGCCCACGGGGCAGTGCTGTGCTACACACAAATAAAAAAGTCAGGAGGTCACAGCACCTCCAGTGAGCCCACACCCTGTGTGCACCGCACCTCCCCTCCCCTTAGTACCCCATTAGGTTGCCCGATGCTGAACCACAGCTTGTTAGGGCCCCTTTACACCAATGTGTTGTTGTGACATGTATTTTGAAAGTTGGCACAATGTGGTAAGATTCATCACTCCAAGGGTTGCTGCAAACTATTCAATGTTGGCAATGTAAATATAATAAGAATTAATCAAACATATGGCTGactggatgtcttttttttttttttttacaaatattgatcatttgtcacatttttttaaagataaccCTGCTCAGCACAGTATGGGGGAGGGTGGGTAGGGGTAACTGTGCCATACAGATGGGTGGAACCCAATAACCCTGAAATAATTACCCATAGAATACTGTATTTCCTCAATGGCATTTTCAGTTTGCTGATTTATTGAATTGCCTAAAACTGATCAGAACAAATGCTCTGTTTTTACAAATATTCATATCAACTGATTGTAGGTATTCTGAAGGGAGGCACGATGATCGACTTAGTCTCTGGCCCGACCCTTGCCCATTTATTTGTGTTCACTGATTACTTCAAGGAGATCATTGTACTGGATTCAGCGGACGCCAGTATATCTGAAATAAAGAAGTGGCTGAAAAATGACCCAGACGCTGTTTACTGGTCTCATGCAGCCAAGCATATGAGCATGCAAAAGGGGGGAAGGTAAGATCTGTTAACCCGTTTTATTTCTATAGCTGCCAACCTAACATTgtcattttataacatttttaactCTTGTGTCTGCAAGCACCTTTAGACCATGAGATCGAAATTGGCTTCGTTGGGTGATTTTCATATCCTatctgcattggaggccagaggagagaggtctttggtgctagctgtcctctcctgtggctactgctcccagcacagcctcttcaggcactgccagccgtctggctgcagctgcccctttcccctcttggctacttctccatagtcctcccagactgactctgcatccattccagactgcttgcacccattCCTTTTAGGCACGCCTCTCAGTGCCCTGACTGTAAAACTCACCAGCCCACGTGGCTGTCTATCTCCCTGGATATTTGCCCACCCAgcagtgtcctcctgctgtcctctccttgctcctatgcctcctggtcaggatccctcttTGTGTCATGAAGAGGAGTCCCTTCCGCACccgagtgcacccccccccccgcagactgaGGCGCTACTCTTAAAGGcctctgacagcctaacactccatctccatattCTAACCAAACTCCACAATGACCCTGCTGGGCTGaacctgagtatttgagggggcctgccccctgtcaactcttctgttggggattggtcaaggccctcagaacactccagctAGCTCCCCTTAGACTcctcccaactgcttctggaattttCTCCCTGTTTCCAGATagcagggggagtcaccagagaagctgctgctgagtcatccagcctacctgagtcactcacctgacccagaaaaacacactggcttggctgctagccaagcctgaaaatttacctacactaactcAAACAAAAATCCTATCAATAGCACTCTAGAaaccctagagggtgctacacatatatgtGATAAGTGTCAGAATTGGTAGTTAAGTACTTAAAGAAAAGAAGAGTTATGGCCGCACAACACCGCAAGACTTGGtccaaaaaatcttttattttgtcCAATGGCAAAGAGACAGCACACAGGACAAACAAGCTGTTGACGTGTTTCACGCAGTTTAGTGCTTAATCATAACAAAAAGATTTTTTGGACCAAGTCTTGCAAAGGTGTGCGGCCATAATCATTCTTTTCTTCAAGTGCATATGGTGACGAGCCAGGGTGGGCGCCTGCACGGGACTGTTCCGTTTGGACAAGTAGTTAAGTaggcccatgtgaacgaggccttaaagtggatgtaaacccgaattttttttttttaaaatcatactgtagagtataagatttcctatcatttgagcccagtcttgccacaaagagttaatccatctctgagcaatccccttttattgttcagtgagaaaaatcttcaCAAAGTGAgaaaatactcccccttgctgtgagtgacagcctaagacacaggcattattttttaattccctcccccactcctttcttcagcagctctgcaaggattggctgttccacacctcaccatgatttggcatgctgaagtcatgtgattactttcctgtcttttcactggatgttagagatcatagcagaagttcagtgtaagaaatacacaggagaaaatgcatattgacaaggggagtgtagaggtgggcggggagtctactgacatcacgactccacccaccgagctacagacaacagacccgcccacagaatatgcagtttttcggctctcataacagacagaggggagacatttgacaggtaaagatacatgcaggaggcatgtatatccttatagataacccctatggcagtagtttagaaaggatgacattgggtttacatccactttaagcccaaTGCTCAGTGCATTAACATGTTAATGTATTTTGAAAAATTGTTTTCAATCTTTTCAAATGTgcatctttcattaaaataatagttggtgatcctgccatgatggTCCTTCCTTGTTCTGGCCCTTCCTATTATGGGGTAACAACTGTCTTCGAACTGCGCTCGTGCATTGTCACCCTGCCACATGCACTGGTAGAGACAAGGGAGTGTATTGACAAACGTTGTGCAGACTTGGTTCACTGGTGTCACTAGCTAGAAGCTCACCCTGAAACATTCAATGTAGTCGATCCTGGAACATATGAATCTAGACAGGAAGTAGCTGCCAAACATCAGCATCACTGAAATGTAGATAAGTgaaattcgtttcgttctgaattcgttttttgacGAAATTCGataaattagttaattcggaaatattttaATTAACGAAAACTagtttaactaatttttccaaaattccaaaatCTGAAAGATCCAAAATTCTAAAATTTTCGATTTTTGAATTCCCGATTTtcggaatttcaaatttccgaatttttgtatGTTTGAAATTTTCgattttcggaaattctgaaattcgaaaatctgaaaatttgaaaataagaatgaaaatctgaaaattcaaaagaaggaaaacctgaaaataagaacaaaaatccaaagattagaaaacccaaaaattcaaaaatctaaaataataactaaataataacttactagctattaaattataggtattgcaatttccttttaaatttggctgttagtcaccGTAATAAATATGAATTTAACCAAAGTAACAAATTATcctaaataacgaatgccgcatctaaacgaatgtaacgtaacaaattaataataataaataataataataaaagcattttattattattaatttgttacgttacaTTTGTTTAGACTTGTTATTcgcataattcgtaactttggataaatttgtattcattacgttcactaacagccaaatttgaaaggaaattccaatacctataacttaatagttagttattattagttagttagttattatttttgatttttgaattttcggaattttcgttctttagaattttcagattttctttcttattttcgaatttctgaattctgaattgtctaattttctgatttccgaatttccgaattttctgatTTGGAATTCCTGAATTTTCAGATCTTTTCGAATtcccaaattttcagattttttcgaatttacgaatttattagaaataacgaatttcgatcatgataaatgacccgaaaaacgaaaaacaaaacaaaaaacgaatgaaacgaaaatgagcAAATtatttggcagtgcacatgtctactgaaatGCAACAAACAATGCAAAAATGGCAAAAATCTTATTttatgattttaaccacttccggaccagccgccgttACCTTACTTCGCTTTTCCTTTTGGCATGTGCCAGGAGCTGAGTGCGAGTGCCAGGTGGGCGCGAttactcatgacagagcgagaacggggatctgtgtttGTACACACAAAtatccggttctttcaggggagtagagagagatcgtgtgttcatgcaaagtatgaacaccgatctcacTCTcttcctagtcagtcccatcccccctacagttagaacacacctaaggaacacagttaaccccttgatcgcccccctagtgttaaccccttccctgccagtgacatttatacagtaatcagtgcatttttatagcactgatcgctgtataattgtcactggtcccaaacatgtgtcaaaagcgtccaatttgtctgctgtaatattgcagtcccgataaaaatcgcagatcgccaccattactagtaaaaaaaaaataataataaaaatgccataaatatataccctattttgtagacgctataacttttgggcaaaccaatcaatacacgcttattgtgatttttttttaccaaaaatatgtaaaataatacatatcggcctaaactgaggaagaaatagtttaaaaaaaataaataaagttggatattttatagcaaaaagtaaaagctattgtgtttttttcaaaattgttgctcttcttatgtttataactcaaaaaataaaaaccgtagaggtgatcaaataccaccaaaagaaagctctatttgtggggaaaaagggcatcaattttgtttgggtacaacgtcgcacgaccgcgcaattgtcagttaaagcgacgcagtgccggatcgcaaaaaaatggcctggtcattgcgcagccaaatcttccagggctgaagtggttaaaaaaacaacagaattgtTTTTGATACactgtgctttagcaaactaatgtCATGAAGCTGAAGTTTAGATCCACTTTTACCTTTTGCAGGAGTacatgggaagaggaggaggaaaaattGAGACAAGCCGTTACACAAGTCTTAAAATGTGATTTCTCCAAAGACAACCCTGTAGAGCCGGTGGTACTGAATCCTGTGAACTGTGTGTTCTCCTCCTTCTACCTGGAGTCTGTCAGCAAAGATCGTGAGACTTATATCGCTAACTTGAGAAAGGTGGGGTCACTCCTGAATGTTGGAGGTCACCTTGTCCtatttgtccccattaacatgaccTTCTACAAGATCGACTGCCACAAGTACTCTGTTCTGTCTGTGGATAGCGACTTTGTGATAAAATCGATCATGGAGGCAGGATTTTCTATCGTCCATTCTGAGCAGTACCAGTCTGCTATGAGAAGTCATTTGTGTGACCAATCACACATACTCTTTGTTGTTGCAGTCAAAAAAGAATAAGAGGTTtaatcatggaaaaaaaaaagtgtcctctgAAACtgtatgtacatttgttctgtaagAATGCTGGCAAAAGTCGTAACTAGACTTTTTTCTGTTTAGATCAAATGTTCTTTATCTATTGGAATAGCGTATTCTGGAAAATACCCAattacagccactagatggagctgatgttcATAGCCAATAAGTATTTTTTTCCTATGATCTTCTCTCTCTATAATAAAGTTTCACTCTTAGTCACACTAATCTTATGAGTGAAGAACATCCTAAATGGAGAGAAAACAGCCTAGTAACATTCAATTTTGCCACAGAATgattgtacatgcagtttcacatagctctgcatatctttttttttatacactgatCTATGAGttatgcaatattaaaaaaaaatacctaaa
This window contains:
- the LOC141126968 gene encoding nicotinamide N-methyltransferase-like; its protein translation is MDNSSHKAYHDDLYDPIALMDTYNDPENKEFVDALVIHPGRMLTRIFSSGILKGGTMIDLVSGPTLAHLFVFTDYFKEIIVLDSADASISEIKKWLKNDPDAVYWSHAAKHMSMQKGGRSTWEEEEEKLRQAVTQVLKCDFSKDNPVEPVVLNPVNCVFSSFYLESVSKDRETYIANLRKVGSLLNVGGHLVLFVPINMTFYKIDCHKYSVLSVDSDFVIKSIMEAGFSIVHSEQYQSAMRSHLCDQSHILFVVAVKKE